A window from bacterium encodes these proteins:
- a CDS encoding cupin domain-containing protein has product MKPIVKSSAEVKASSIAAGTGASTQVLLGPDDGMPHFAMRKFSMLDGGGMPFHTNTVEHEQYVLSGRARIRIGDEDHEVGPEDVLYIPAGVAHSYSVIEGPFEFLCMVPNLPDKLEILDAESDP; this is encoded by the coding sequence ATGAAGCCAATCGTCAAGAGCTCCGCCGAGGTGAAGGCGAGCTCGATAGCGGCCGGCACCGGAGCCTCGACTCAGGTGCTGCTGGGCCCCGACGACGGGATGCCGCACTTCGCCATGCGCAAGTTCTCCATGCTGGACGGCGGCGGCATGCCGTTTCACACCAACACCGTCGAGCACGAGCAGTACGTCCTGAGCGGTCGAGCGCGGATCCGTATCGGCGACGAGGATCACGAGGTCGGTCCCGAGGACGTCCTCTACATTCCGGCCGGCGTCGCTCACTCGTACAGCGTGATCGAGGGCCCGTTCGAGTTTCTATGCATGGTGCCGAACCTTCCGGACAAGTTGGAGATTCTCGACGCCGAGTCAGACCCGTAG
- a CDS encoding DUF4197 domain-containing protein produces MRARESIAAGLVAATILAAGCSSVALDDLLEVTSGGGPVQLDRETVISGLRQALEIGSDRTVERTAVIDGFLANELIRIVIPSDMEPMTKTLRKLGLGRQVDDLELNMNRAAEEAASGAREILWEEIRDLTFPDAMAILEGGKTAATDLLEERTSADIRDKFHPIILRKMEEVGLARLYADLAERYNRLPFVSGDAVDLDAYVTDQALAGIFTILGQEEARIREDPVARTTELLKQVFG; encoded by the coding sequence ATGCGAGCAAGGGAATCGATCGCGGCTGGTCTCGTTGCGGCCACGATTCTGGCCGCCGGCTGCTCGAGTGTGGCCCTTGACGATCTTCTCGAGGTCACGAGCGGAGGCGGACCGGTCCAGCTCGATCGCGAGACGGTGATCTCGGGCCTGCGACAGGCCCTCGAGATCGGATCGGACCGAACCGTCGAGCGCACCGCGGTGATCGATGGTTTTCTGGCCAACGAGCTCATCCGTATCGTCATTCCGAGCGACATGGAGCCGATGACCAAGACGCTGCGAAAACTCGGGCTCGGGCGCCAGGTCGACGACCTCGAGCTCAATATGAACCGGGCGGCCGAGGAGGCCGCCAGCGGGGCCCGCGAGATCCTCTGGGAAGAAATCCGGGACCTGACATTCCCCGACGCCATGGCGATTCTCGAGGGCGGCAAGACCGCGGCGACCGACCTCCTCGAGGAGCGGACCTCGGCCGACATCCGCGACAAGTTCCACCCGATCATCTTGAGAAAAATGGAGGAAGTCGGCCTGGCGCGCCTCTACGCCGACCTCGCCGAACGCTACAACCGCCTCCCCTTCGTGTCCGGAGATGCCGTCGATCTCGACGCCTACGTGACCGATCAGGCGCTCGCCGGGATCTTCACGATCCTGGGACAAGAAGAGGCTCGTATTCGCGAAGACCCTGTGGCCCGCACCACCGAGCTCCTGAAGCAGGTCTTCGGCTAG
- a CDS encoding SDR family oxidoreductase, which yields MNKRRFLVTGGSQGIGAAVVESARAEGHEVVFTGRNEDLISEVADKTGAFGLRADVSIPDDNAQTLEVCGDRMGGVDVLVNNAGYGYFAPLEDFDVGRMKKQFDTNVFGLVDLTSRVVPGMIEQGEGDIVNIASTSGIKGHAHGTAYSASKWAVRGITQCWQAELRPHGIRAVCICPSEVQTNWGGKTGRNNPNKLYASDIADAILAALSAQRRALWPEFAVFATNPWQED from the coding sequence ATGAACAAGAGACGTTTTCTCGTTACCGGCGGAAGCCAGGGTATTGGCGCGGCGGTCGTCGAGTCTGCTCGAGCGGAAGGACACGAGGTGGTTTTTACGGGGCGCAACGAAGATCTCATCTCGGAAGTTGCAGACAAGACGGGGGCCTTCGGCCTCCGAGCCGACGTCTCGATTCCGGACGACAACGCCCAAACGCTCGAGGTATGCGGTGATCGCATGGGTGGCGTGGATGTCCTGGTCAACAATGCCGGCTACGGCTACTTCGCGCCGCTCGAGGATTTCGACGTTGGCCGGATGAAGAAGCAGTTCGACACCAACGTGTTCGGCCTCGTCGATCTCACCAGTCGCGTCGTTCCCGGGATGATCGAGCAGGGCGAGGGCGACATCGTCAACATCGCCTCGACCTCGGGCATCAAGGGCCATGCCCACGGCACCGCCTACTCGGCGAGCAAGTGGGCCGTGCGGGGCATCACCCAGTGCTGGCAGGCGGAGCTGCGGCCGCACGGCATTCGCGCGGTGTGCATTTGTCCGTCCGAAGTCCAGACGAACTGGGGTGGCAAGACCGGCCGCAACAACCCCAACAAGCTCTACGCGTCGGACATCGCCGACGCGATCCTGGCGGCGCTTTCAGCCCAACGCCGGGCCCTCTGGCCGGAGTTCGCGGTGTTCGCCACCAATCCCTGGCAAGAGGACTAG